In a genomic window of Lacrimispora sp. BS-2:
- a CDS encoding helix-turn-helix transcriptional regulator — protein sequence MILAEKIIALRKKAGWSQEELAYQMGVSRQSVSKWESGTSIPDLERILKLSQVFDVSTDYLLKEEMETAPASITMDSDCDEVQNTVTLEMANNFMETKVRGAKKVASGIAAYILSPVVLIFLGGLSELKDVNISENMAGGFGVAILLLIVGIATVFFVMYGMKMESYKYLEKEGFRLEYGVEGIVRKRMAEYEGTYRISNVAGVFLCIICALPLMTAIALSSSNLVYVICIDFLLIIVACAVFLFVIAGEKKGCFQMLLQEGDYTAEKKLEKKRTEHLHAIYWCTITAVYLGISFYTGNWSRTWIIWPCAGIMYVAVQASAAALKAKKMHN from the coding sequence GTGATATTAGCAGAAAAAATTATTGCATTGCGAAAGAAGGCTGGATGGTCCCAGGAGGAACTGGCTTACCAGATGGGCGTATCAAGGCAGTCCGTATCCAAGTGGGAGTCAGGAACTTCAATTCCTGATTTAGAACGAATTTTAAAACTTAGTCAGGTATTTGATGTCAGCACGGATTATTTATTAAAGGAAGAGATGGAGACCGCTCCGGCATCTATTACCATGGATTCTGATTGCGATGAGGTACAAAACACGGTTACTCTTGAAATGGCCAACAATTTCATGGAGACCAAGGTCCGCGGAGCGAAAAAAGTGGCTTCGGGTATAGCGGCTTATATTTTGTCTCCTGTCGTGCTGATTTTTCTGGGAGGATTATCAGAATTAAAAGATGTAAACATCAGTGAAAACATGGCGGGAGGATTTGGAGTGGCTATATTGCTTCTGATTGTTGGAATTGCCACAGTGTTTTTTGTAATGTATGGAATGAAAATGGAATCTTACAAATATTTAGAGAAAGAAGGTTTTCGCCTGGAATATGGAGTGGAAGGGATAGTCCGGAAAAGGATGGCAGAGTATGAAGGAACCTATAGAATCAGTAATGTGGCAGGTGTTTTCCTGTGTATTATCTGCGCTTTGCCATTGATGACAGCGATTGCGTTAAGCAGTTCAAACCTTGTCTATGTAATATGCATTGATTTCCTGCTGATCATAGTAGCCTGTGCTGTATTTTTGTTCGTAATAGCAGGAGAAAAAAAGGGCTGTTTCCAGATGCTGCTGCAAGAGGGAGATTATACGGCAGAGAAAAAACTGGAAAAGAAGCGGACAGAACACCTGCATGCAATCTATTGGTGTACCATTACCGCAGTGTATCTCGGCATCAGTTTTTATACGGGAAATTGGAGCAGGACATGGATCATCTGGCCTTGCGCAGGAATCATGTATGTGGCAGTGCAGGCGTCAGCTGCTGCATTGAAAGCTAAGAAAATGCATAATTAA